A portion of the Homalodisca vitripennis isolate AUS2020 chromosome 2, UT_GWSS_2.1, whole genome shotgun sequence genome contains these proteins:
- the LOC124355826 gene encoding uncharacterized protein LOC124355826 encodes MVTHLSRLMANVGGPKSSRRRLIMSAVQPVLLYGAEVRADTINIEFYRIRIARVQRQAALRVCSAYRTVSALAVLVIAGVIPVKLSAGERKAIYQRKGEIGKDTARTEERSRKYQQWQNSWQKDTRGRWTARLIKQIQPWVERRHGEVDYYLTMFLSGHVDTVCDRMLEGNDYWCCWVYSVSKRVIWTGTRDRSKIRTAR; translated from the exons ATGGTAACTCATCTTAGCAGGCTCATGGCCAACGTCGGTGGTCCCAAGTCAAGCAGGAGAAGACTGATAATGTCTGCAGTCCAGCCCGTGCTCCTTTACGGGGCTGAGGTGCGGGCAGacacaataaatattgaattttatcggaTACGGATCGCCCGGGTACAGCGTCAAGcggcgctccgggtgtgttccgcctaccgTACAGTGTCTGCGCTTGCCGTCCTGGTTATTGCTGGAGTCATCCCCGTCAAGCTTTCGGCAGGGGAGAGGAAAGCAATTTATCAGCGGAAAGGTGAAATTGGCAAGGACACTGCAAGGACTGAAGAGCGCTCTCGTAAGTACCAGCAATGGCAAAACAGCTGGCAAAAAGACACCCGTGGACGTTGGACTGCCAGACTTATCAAACAAATCCAACCGTGGGTAGaacggcggcatggcgaggtggattactacctcacaatGTTTTTGAGTGGTCACG TAGACACGGTCTGTGACCGGATGTTGGAGGGCAATGACTACTGGTGCTGCTGGGTATACTCCGTGTCAAAAAGAGTGATATGGACCGGAACGCGGGACAGATCCAAGATACGAACGGCTAGATAG